One part of the Novipirellula aureliae genome encodes these proteins:
- a CDS encoding CPBP family intramembrane glutamic endopeptidase: MAMVAIHYLANAVSPTDFPSQSRRFANPAEICENGGGGMAKRCGVFNLWAMDENEDESIEQSADDLFLTAVLFESALGLIALLLGWLLGPDTRAMIPEANADGWMSIGSGLAYGVAAAVPILIAIELVRRLPFEAVRELERLGDDGMLKTLLNLGTAELLVISLCAGVGEELLFRGWLLPWLANGGAEAATATTFEWGFALAASSIAFGLVHPITRLYIVLAALMGLYFGGLLLWTENLLVPIAAHATYDAVQLIMPKFKADAQG, from the coding sequence ATGGCGATGGTTGCAATTCATTATCTGGCAAATGCCGTGTCTCCCACTGATTTCCCCAGCCAAAGTCGTCGATTTGCCAATCCTGCTGAGATTTGCGAAAACGGGGGTGGGGGGATGGCAAAACGGTGTGGGGTGTTTAACCTTTGGGCTATGGATGAAAATGAAGATGAGTCGATCGAACAATCCGCCGATGATCTGTTTCTAACTGCCGTTCTGTTTGAATCGGCCCTGGGGTTGATCGCGCTGCTGCTGGGATGGCTACTCGGCCCCGATACGCGGGCGATGATCCCGGAAGCCAACGCGGACGGTTGGATGTCGATCGGATCAGGGCTCGCGTACGGTGTCGCGGCAGCGGTCCCCATTTTGATCGCAATTGAGCTGGTTCGACGATTGCCTTTCGAGGCAGTCCGTGAACTCGAGCGGCTCGGCGATGACGGCATGCTCAAGACGCTGTTAAATTTGGGCACTGCCGAACTATTGGTGATTAGCCTATGTGCGGGCGTAGGCGAAGAACTATTGTTTCGCGGCTGGTTGTTGCCTTGGTTGGCAAACGGAGGAGCCGAAGCAGCCACGGCGACGACTTTCGAATGGGGTTTTGCCCTCGCTGCTTCTTCGATCGCTTTTGGTTTGGTCCACCCGATCACCCGTTTATACATTGTGTTAGCTGCCTTGATGGGACTTTACTTCGGTGGGTTGCTCTTATGGACAGAAAACCTACTCGTTCCGATCGCTGCCCATGCTACCTACGATGCCGTGCAGTTGATCATGCCAAAGTTCAAGGCCGACGCTCAAGGCTGA
- a CDS encoding serine/threonine protein kinase yields MAVALSEFWSRLVRNGLTDANGCKQYAAQYALSNNGSPPSNAVSLAKYLVQCEEITPFQAKALVADDAITLRLGRYLIRDEKTPSPLGNWVTVVCDRPIDAKKVDVKKVDGFLFRNARPNETDSNDGYSDRVNAHAKVQARSLQPLQIESIGDLPVVFSPLPQGACLFECLSGGGRMSIREPVASRKGLPRKQVYRIAIAIADALHSLHRESLYHGSVRIDRIWITKQGDAILLRDLPNWLDTLESPRFYAAPEQHGEPALTSVATDIYSLGCLIYRLSTGRFPYESDSESELRALHQTTIPEDVVQAVEQGVYGNPLLRVIAYAIAKDPKSRFENADQFAKALRVAESMPDSVPLPMAKSAVKPPVSALAPAMTQTPAARQTPAAPIASVAPKPRVTTTQPIQTASRRRRRRRVAPFVLGGLGLVVLMLVIALLVGGPAQTTITVKKRTRPVSPSAAMPPWKPPTSRPQTAEAEPESQEEESGYTIVDDPKLLWEPPYPSNDSASLSMLPPGPGVILVVNLPPPGTQGGFQRIVEAFSPDLNELIEAAAQRAKVPVDSIARLAVALHRSNDSATGEGWPQCSLAVTLRTPMPLAQLVDSWGAVASRTAEGATIYASDQLGVDAYYVNAGDQQSGGPISQFSVGSIDRISEVAEFGGSEISLSRNLKSLWDATSPESDLAVLVTPNFLFSDARAILKTAAPRWESHLKSLLIPDVAAAMFTATFADAKFYAELRFSPSGGVSSPVLMQRMRQAIDATPAWAEDFILDSVPDASWRLLANRLPTMLRFVKDQSRFGVIDQTAIGNVYLPENAAAQVSLAAALAMNTMPSQTEGVGPMPAKVLTFDELLNQEISVAFDQESLQFGVDIIVEQLAASLPDGTDVPEVRIVGGDLQKMGITQNQQIRGFNKVNLPFRTILTDLLLGANPDKTATGSHDPKQALIWVVSEGNANGGKNEILITTRQAADGRYELPSEFK; encoded by the coding sequence ATGGCGGTCGCCCTTAGCGAGTTTTGGAGCCGGTTAGTTCGGAACGGTCTGACCGATGCGAATGGTTGTAAGCAATATGCTGCCCAGTACGCGCTGTCAAACAACGGCTCTCCACCATCGAATGCGGTTTCGCTGGCAAAGTATCTCGTCCAATGCGAAGAAATTACACCCTTTCAAGCCAAGGCACTGGTGGCTGACGATGCAATCACGCTGAGGCTCGGTCGCTATCTCATTCGCGACGAAAAAACACCATCGCCGCTCGGAAACTGGGTTACCGTTGTCTGCGACCGACCCATTGATGCCAAGAAAGTTGATGTCAAGAAGGTTGACGGTTTTCTGTTTCGGAACGCTCGCCCCAACGAGACGGATTCGAATGACGGATATTCCGATCGTGTGAATGCTCACGCGAAAGTCCAAGCTCGGTCACTACAACCGCTTCAAATTGAGTCGATCGGCGACCTGCCGGTCGTGTTTTCGCCGCTGCCGCAAGGCGCTTGTTTGTTTGAGTGTTTGAGTGGTGGTGGACGAATGTCAATACGCGAGCCTGTGGCGTCGCGGAAAGGGCTGCCGCGGAAACAGGTATATCGAATTGCGATTGCCATTGCCGATGCCTTGCATTCGCTACACCGTGAGTCGCTCTATCACGGTAGTGTTCGTATCGATCGCATTTGGATTACGAAACAAGGTGATGCAATTTTGCTGCGTGATTTGCCAAATTGGCTCGATACGCTCGAATCGCCACGGTTCTATGCGGCTCCTGAGCAACATGGGGAACCCGCTTTGACCTCGGTCGCTACGGATATCTACAGTTTGGGGTGTTTGATTTACCGATTGTCAACAGGTCGGTTCCCGTATGAGTCCGATTCGGAGTCCGAGCTTCGTGCTCTGCATCAGACCACGATACCCGAGGACGTCGTTCAAGCCGTTGAGCAAGGCGTTTACGGCAATCCGCTGCTTAGGGTCATTGCCTATGCGATCGCGAAAGACCCGAAGTCTCGTTTCGAAAACGCGGATCAGTTTGCCAAGGCGTTGCGAGTGGCCGAATCGATGCCGGATTCTGTTCCATTGCCAATGGCCAAGTCCGCGGTAAAACCTCCGGTGTCAGCCCTTGCACCCGCAATGACGCAAACGCCCGCCGCAAGGCAAACGCCCGCCGCACCGATAGCATCTGTTGCTCCCAAGCCACGCGTGACAACGACGCAGCCAATTCAAACGGCTTCGAGACGAAGGAGACGACGTCGCGTGGCGCCTTTCGTTTTAGGTGGGTTGGGATTGGTTGTGTTGATGTTGGTGATCGCATTGTTGGTCGGCGGGCCTGCTCAAACAACGATTACAGTCAAAAAACGCACTCGTCCGGTCTCACCATCGGCAGCGATGCCTCCGTGGAAGCCGCCGACCAGCCGACCGCAAACAGCCGAGGCAGAACCCGAGTCACAGGAAGAGGAATCGGGATACACCATCGTCGACGACCCAAAATTACTTTGGGAACCGCCTTACCCGAGCAACGATTCCGCTTCCTTGTCGATGTTGCCGCCTGGTCCTGGGGTCATTCTTGTCGTCAACCTGCCGCCGCCGGGCACGCAGGGTGGTTTTCAGAGGATCGTGGAGGCCTTTTCACCTGATTTGAACGAGCTGATCGAAGCCGCGGCACAGCGGGCCAAGGTTCCGGTCGATTCGATCGCTCGATTGGCCGTCGCGTTGCACCGATCCAACGACTCCGCCACTGGGGAGGGGTGGCCGCAGTGCTCACTCGCGGTCACCCTTCGCACGCCCATGCCGCTGGCTCAATTGGTCGATTCATGGGGAGCGGTGGCTTCGCGCACGGCAGAAGGAGCGACTATCTATGCGAGCGATCAACTTGGTGTCGATGCCTACTATGTCAACGCGGGGGACCAGCAATCCGGCGGCCCCATCAGCCAATTTTCAGTCGGCAGCATTGATCGCATCAGCGAAGTCGCTGAATTTGGAGGTTCGGAAATTAGCTTGTCACGGAATCTGAAATCTCTTTGGGATGCCACCAGCCCGGAATCCGACTTGGCCGTCTTGGTAACTCCGAACTTCTTGTTCAGCGATGCGAGAGCGATATTAAAAACAGCAGCACCGCGATGGGAGTCACACCTCAAATCGCTCTTGATCCCTGATGTGGCGGCGGCAATGTTTACGGCAACGTTTGCCGACGCCAAATTCTACGCCGAGCTTCGCTTTAGCCCAAGCGGCGGCGTTTCGAGTCCAGTGTTGATGCAGCGAATGAGGCAAGCGATCGATGCGACACCGGCCTGGGCGGAAGATTTTATTCTTGACTCGGTTCCCGATGCTTCATGGCGATTGCTTGCCAACCGGCTTCCTACCATGCTTCGCTTTGTCAAGGATCAATCGCGTTTCGGAGTGATCGACCAAACTGCGATCGGCAACGTCTATTTGCCCGAGAATGCTGCGGCCCAAGTCAGCTTGGCAGCTGCGTTGGCAATGAACACGATGCCGAGCCAAACCGAAGGTGTTGGACCAATGCCAGCCAAAGTGCTGACGTTTGATGAGCTATTGAATCAAGAGATATCGGTTGCATTCGATCAAGAATCGTTGCAGTTCGGCGTGGATATCATCGTTGAGCAGTTGGCAGCAAGTCTACCCGATGGCACCGACGTCCCGGAAGTGCGGATCGTCGGTGGTGATTTGCAAAAGATGGGGATTACGCAGAACCAGCAAATTCGTGGCTTCAACAAAGTGAATCTGCCCTTTCGAACGATCCTCACCGATCTATTGCTCGGGGCCAATCCTGACAAAACGGCTACGGGATCTCACGATCCGAAGCAGGCTTTGATTTGGGTTGTCAGCGAAGGGAACGCAAATGGTGGCAAGAATGAGATACTAATCACCACTCGCCAAGCTGCCGACGGTCGGTACGAACTACCATCCGAATTTAAATGA
- the glgA gene encoding glycogen synthase GlgA, whose translation MNIVYLTTEAVPFAKTGGLADVCGTLPSEVAALGHQCTVIMPAFRSIRHTGLAIETTNITFAIAMSDQKLVGARLLKTTFRDGNVTVWFIEQPQYFDRDSLYGTADGDYSDNAERFTFFCRAALQAIDRIGEPVDIVHCNDWQSGLVPALMAARPKSYPWIAKARTLLSIHNLAYQGQFWSEAFRFTGLDWSHFNHEEFEYFNQLNFLKTGIVTADRISTVSPRYAQEICTVEQGCGLNEILQGRSNELHGILNGIDESIWNPKTDPKLVVNYDVDTFEHGKRENKESLQRRFGIDVDDSLPLIGMVGRLASQKGWDIILPVLRWHLSENRPTQWVVLGSGDPIYEAELRLLAEEFPGRLALYLGFSDELAHQIEASSDLFLMPSLYEPCGLNQLYSLRYGTVPVVTQTGGLADTVINTTAETLDSGTATGFFLPTPSALSLDETIGRALQLRYHQPEKWKQIVKTGMLMDFSWRKSADQYIELYAKTIALKKRSVLP comes from the coding sequence TTGAATATCGTTTACTTAACGACCGAAGCGGTACCATTCGCTAAAACGGGCGGACTGGCCGATGTTTGCGGAACCCTACCATCAGAAGTCGCTGCGTTGGGGCATCAATGCACGGTCATCATGCCAGCTTTCCGAAGCATACGCCACACTGGTCTAGCGATTGAAACGACGAATATCACATTCGCCATTGCGATGTCCGATCAAAAACTGGTGGGTGCTCGGCTACTCAAAACGACATTCCGCGATGGGAATGTCACGGTTTGGTTTATCGAGCAACCGCAGTATTTTGATCGCGATTCGCTCTACGGTACCGCTGATGGCGATTACAGCGACAATGCGGAACGCTTTACATTTTTCTGCCGAGCGGCCTTACAAGCCATCGATCGAATCGGAGAACCGGTCGATATCGTTCACTGCAATGACTGGCAATCGGGATTGGTTCCCGCATTGATGGCCGCTCGCCCCAAATCCTATCCCTGGATTGCCAAAGCTCGGACGCTGCTGTCAATTCACAATCTTGCCTATCAAGGCCAATTTTGGTCAGAAGCCTTTCGCTTTACCGGGCTCGATTGGTCTCATTTCAATCATGAGGAATTCGAGTACTTCAACCAACTCAACTTCTTAAAAACAGGGATCGTTACAGCGGATCGAATCAGTACGGTAAGCCCGCGATATGCCCAAGAGATTTGCACGGTTGAGCAGGGATGTGGTCTAAATGAGATTCTGCAAGGACGATCGAATGAATTGCATGGCATTCTAAATGGCATTGACGAATCGATTTGGAATCCGAAAACCGATCCGAAACTCGTGGTCAATTATGATGTGGACACTTTCGAACACGGCAAACGGGAAAACAAGGAATCATTGCAACGACGTTTTGGAATCGATGTAGACGATTCCTTACCGTTAATCGGAATGGTCGGGCGATTAGCTTCTCAAAAAGGCTGGGACATCATCTTGCCGGTGCTGCGTTGGCATCTAAGCGAAAACCGTCCGACTCAATGGGTAGTACTTGGCAGCGGGGATCCCATCTACGAAGCCGAGTTGCGATTGTTGGCGGAAGAGTTTCCTGGTCGGCTTGCGCTTTACTTAGGATTTAGCGACGAGCTCGCTCATCAAATTGAAGCAAGTTCTGATTTGTTTTTAATGCCAAGTTTGTATGAACCGTGTGGTTTGAACCAACTTTACAGTCTTCGCTATGGAACGGTGCCGGTAGTCACTCAAACAGGCGGCTTGGCCGATACGGTCATCAACACAACAGCGGAAACGTTGGATAGCGGCACCGCCACGGGGTTCTTTTTGCCGACACCAAGTGCATTGTCACTCGATGAAACGATTGGCCGAGCATTGCAGCTTCGCTACCACCAACCGGAAAAATGGAAACAAATCGTAAAAACCGGAATGTTGATGGACTTCTCTTGGAGGAAGAGCGCCGACCAGTACATTGAACTTTACGCTAAAACAATTGCCCTTAAGAAACGATCGGTGCTACCGTAA
- a CDS encoding galactose-1-phosphate uridylyltransferase — MIEKLQSNTLEQQISAPIQIVESPDLLAEVGVAESRLDPISGEWTIFATNRGSRPDQFGSAKSVAAREDVECPFCTGNEHTTPPASWAARIDSRDQFHVFGDPSDVDALDWNARVVPNKYPVVARRADELRNHSSTHGMADCRQAGNRPPPASANAKSEAKTKRSASLFQSRQLTGGHEVIIESPNHVQSISELDLSETRLMLYAYQQRLRYWRNQPGVKYISLFKNVGGDAGASLQHSHSQLIAMDQLPNSVSNVCDRMSAHQARTGCCLQCDLVRAELKQKTRIVAQTDSLIAYCPYASRLPMMIRITSKSHLDHFDNLPATSLDELARLLQRVTRWLEAIVPGAAYNVLVHSRPPGFTSNCEAFHWSIEFFPRINRIAGFEWSSDCMINTVLPETAAKKYRRRAAAEDPRLVLER, encoded by the coding sequence GTGATCGAGAAACTACAATCGAATACGTTGGAGCAGCAAATCAGCGCTCCAATTCAAATCGTAGAATCGCCGGATTTACTCGCTGAGGTTGGGGTAGCCGAATCGAGGCTCGATCCAATCAGCGGCGAATGGACCATCTTCGCGACCAATCGCGGAAGCCGGCCTGATCAGTTTGGGTCAGCGAAAAGCGTTGCGGCAAGAGAGGACGTTGAATGCCCATTCTGCACAGGCAACGAACATACGACGCCTCCTGCATCCTGGGCTGCCCGCATTGATTCACGCGATCAGTTTCATGTATTCGGAGATCCCTCCGACGTTGATGCCCTCGACTGGAATGCTCGCGTTGTCCCAAACAAGTACCCCGTTGTTGCCCGTCGTGCCGACGAGTTGAGAAACCATTCATCAACCCACGGTATGGCGGATTGTCGTCAAGCCGGAAATCGGCCGCCACCCGCATCCGCTAACGCAAAATCCGAAGCGAAAACGAAACGCTCTGCGTCACTGTTCCAATCCCGTCAACTTACGGGCGGCCACGAAGTCATCATCGAATCCCCCAACCATGTTCAATCGATCAGCGAGCTTGATTTAAGCGAAACTCGGCTGATGTTATACGCCTACCAACAACGGCTGCGTTATTGGCGGAACCAGCCGGGCGTCAAGTACATTAGCCTGTTCAAAAATGTTGGAGGCGATGCCGGCGCGTCTTTGCAACATAGCCATAGCCAACTCATCGCCATGGACCAATTGCCCAACTCGGTGTCGAACGTTTGCGACCGCATGAGCGCTCACCAAGCCAGGACCGGTTGTTGTCTGCAATGCGACTTGGTGCGGGCAGAACTCAAACAGAAAACTCGCATCGTAGCTCAAACCGATTCGCTAATTGCTTATTGTCCCTACGCCAGCCGTTTGCCGATGATGATTCGCATAACGAGCAAATCGCATTTGGACCATTTCGATAATTTACCTGCCACATCGCTCGACGAATTGGCCAGACTACTGCAAAGGGTCACGCGCTGGCTCGAGGCGATCGTCCCTGGTGCAGCATATAACGTGCTCGTACATTCCCGCCCGCCTGGATTCACCAGCAATTGCGAAGCATTTCATTGGTCGATCGAGTTCTTTCCTCGCATCAATCGCATTGCCGGTTTTGAATGGAGCAGCGATTGCATGATCAACACGGTATTGCCAGAAACCGCCGCGAAAAAGTATCGTCGCCGAGCCGCTGCCGAAGATCCTCGGTTAGTGCTCGAACGATAA
- a CDS encoding DUF6798 domain-containing protein, with product MESQPNNQVEKPTRLNMQNVDSPLSRQTIVEVLLLVCLCFIYAGDAPPMINEAHYLVKAKNFWQPEWCANDLFASSGKAHAVFYALFGWPTLFFSLETTAWMGRIVGWLLIAVGVQRLTRQLLDVRYACLAVAILWIAGVEYGNLAGEWVIGGIEAKVPAYGFVLLAMAEMVDRRWNRVWVLLGTASAIHVLSGGWSVIAASIAWWITERKRSSRHPFFTRYLFLGGAIALFGVVPAVWLTIGNPPDQSTMAAKIYTFFRLSHHLVPSAFAPIWYFRFGVLTFAAVGLSLAIDRQFGFAAISSEEQAKWDRLQAFAMGAFAIAVIGLLLGWMTIVDRDLEARLLRYYWFRLSDAVIPLLLSLLVVRGIFSRNAQKPMRRVCFAMMTLAIGLFLLSSQRSIHLPVPPAASNRVLQWDADAPAEVQQDVWRDWIAVCRWVRSSTRSDAVLLTPRHQQTFKWYAERAEVVNWKDVPQNTMDLLEWYRRFRDVFPQRLGTVRVTIRYSSLIAYRERYGVDMIVVDRRVVGNHLPLVQLYPLGDDSNDTYAVYELPHGQPKQGQP from the coding sequence ATGGAATCGCAACCCAACAACCAGGTTGAAAAGCCAACTCGTCTTAATATGCAGAACGTCGATTCGCCCCTGTCCAGGCAAACAATCGTCGAGGTGCTGCTACTGGTCTGCCTCTGCTTTATCTACGCGGGCGATGCACCGCCGATGATCAATGAAGCTCACTACTTGGTCAAGGCTAAGAATTTTTGGCAACCTGAGTGGTGCGCAAACGATCTATTCGCTTCTTCGGGGAAAGCCCATGCAGTCTTCTATGCACTGTTTGGATGGCCCACGCTTTTCTTTTCGCTCGAAACAACCGCCTGGATGGGGCGGATTGTCGGATGGTTGTTGATCGCCGTTGGGGTCCAGCGGTTGACCCGTCAGTTGCTCGATGTTCGCTATGCTTGTTTGGCGGTGGCGATCCTTTGGATCGCTGGGGTTGAGTATGGAAATTTGGCTGGCGAATGGGTGATCGGTGGCATTGAAGCGAAAGTGCCCGCCTATGGGTTCGTGTTGTTGGCGATGGCGGAGATGGTCGATCGACGGTGGAATCGCGTTTGGGTTCTGTTGGGAACGGCCTCCGCGATTCACGTTTTGTCAGGTGGTTGGTCGGTGATCGCTGCGTCGATCGCATGGTGGATCACCGAGCGAAAGCGATCAAGTCGGCATCCTTTCTTCACGCGTTATCTCTTTCTCGGCGGAGCCATTGCGTTGTTCGGTGTCGTACCTGCCGTGTGGTTGACGATCGGAAATCCACCAGATCAATCGACGATGGCAGCCAAAATCTATACTTTTTTTCGGCTAAGTCACCATTTGGTGCCGTCCGCCTTTGCACCGATTTGGTATTTCCGGTTTGGCGTCCTCACGTTTGCAGCGGTGGGCTTATCGCTAGCGATCGACAGACAATTTGGGTTCGCAGCCATATCGTCGGAGGAACAGGCGAAATGGGATCGGCTGCAAGCTTTTGCAATGGGGGCCTTCGCGATCGCTGTGATCGGCTTATTGCTCGGATGGATGACCATTGTCGACCGCGATTTGGAGGCACGGCTTCTTCGCTACTATTGGTTCCGCTTATCCGATGCCGTCATTCCCTTGCTCTTGTCGCTATTGGTCGTCCGAGGCATTTTCAGCCGCAACGCCCAAAAGCCGATGCGCCGAGTTTGTTTCGCGATGATGACGCTTGCGATAGGACTGTTCTTGCTCAGTAGTCAGCGTTCGATTCACCTGCCCGTTCCTCCTGCGGCCAGCAATCGTGTGTTACAGTGGGACGCCGATGCACCGGCCGAAGTGCAACAAGACGTCTGGCGAGATTGGATAGCCGTTTGTCGATGGGTGCGAAGTTCGACGCGGTCGGATGCCGTGCTGTTGACGCCACGTCACCAGCAAACGTTCAAATGGTATGCCGAGCGAGCGGAAGTGGTGAATTGGAAAGACGTCCCTCAAAACACCATGGATTTGCTTGAGTGGTATCGAAGGTTTCGAGACGTCTTTCCACAACGGTTGGGGACGGTTCGGGTTACCATTCGTTACTCGAGTTTGATAGCCTATCGAGAACGTTATGGCGTCGACATGATCGTCGTCGATCGCCGCGTGGTCGGAAATCACTTGCCGCTCGTTCAACTCTACCCGCTTGGCGATGACAGCAACGACACGTATGCGGTGTATGAGCTGCCGCACGGGCAACCTAAGCAGGGGCAACCTTAA
- the pdxA gene encoding 4-hydroxythreonine-4-phosphate dehydrogenase PdxA, producing the protein MSDFTKIKSYPLPKIAISVGDVAGIGPELSIACATSEAIAKRCQPILFGPLDVLQRVAERLNLSIPEMIDVPIDGASAVEPGRFTAATGQASYDAVCRAMDATMTGQTAAMVTGPIQKEAWHAAGIEFPGHTELLADRTGTNEFSMMLTSDTISCVLATIHVPLADVPTVLSIDLVARAIRHGADALYRRLGRSPRIAVCALNPHAGENGLFSHGEETRIIEPAMTRVRREWAASTALEIIGPLPPDTAFTPMMREKVDVYICMYHDQGLIPLKALSFDDAVNVTLGLPIVRTSVDHGTALDLAWKGVAKRTSMMAAIQMAIDLSCPTSDN; encoded by the coding sequence ATGTCTGATTTTACGAAAATTAAGTCATACCCACTTCCGAAAATCGCGATTTCTGTTGGCGACGTGGCTGGAATTGGCCCCGAATTATCGATCGCGTGCGCGACGTCGGAGGCAATTGCCAAGCGATGTCAGCCGATTTTGTTCGGACCCCTCGACGTGCTGCAGCGGGTCGCCGAACGCTTAAACCTGTCGATTCCCGAAATGATCGACGTCCCGATCGATGGCGCTTCGGCAGTCGAACCGGGGCGATTCACGGCAGCCACCGGGCAAGCTTCCTACGATGCCGTTTGCCGAGCGATGGATGCGACGATGACCGGCCAGACGGCCGCGATGGTAACCGGCCCCATTCAAAAGGAAGCTTGGCACGCAGCCGGAATTGAATTCCCCGGTCATACCGAACTGCTGGCCGATCGTACGGGGACCAATGAGTTCTCGATGATGCTGACCAGTGATACGATCTCGTGCGTGTTGGCGACGATTCACGTCCCACTTGCTGACGTCCCCACGGTATTGTCGATCGATTTAGTCGCCCGAGCGATTCGTCACGGAGCGGACGCTCTTTACCGGCGCCTTGGCCGGTCGCCACGGATTGCTGTTTGTGCCCTCAATCCGCACGCCGGTGAAAACGGTTTATTTAGTCATGGTGAAGAGACGCGGATCATCGAGCCTGCGATGACCCGAGTCCGCCGAGAGTGGGCGGCGTCAACCGCGCTTGAGATCATCGGCCCGCTGCCGCCCGATACGGCTTTTACTCCGATGATGAGAGAGAAGGTTGATGTTTACATCTGTATGTATCACGACCAAGGGTTGATTCCCCTGAAAGCTCTTTCCTTCGATGATGCCGTGAATGTAACACTCGGATTGCCGATTGTCCGAACCAGCGTCGATCACGGGACCGCGTTAGATTTGGCCTGGAAGGGCGTAGCGAAGAGGACCAGTATGATGGCGGCCATCCAAATGGCGATCGATCTTTCTTGCCCCACTTCTGACAATTAG
- a CDS encoding C25 family cysteine peptidase, translated as MTRNSTHRVISRPSAEWAGHDSSVILIITFCLFLASTLLQRSHASDIVVVCPDGFRTSMQRWIDHRHRDGLTTTTIASSSDCESLRRKIAQAATAQTRYVVLVGDTPVIGSSCNPRFETPTSYHATTVTAAWGSTPTLSSDLSFGDLNADGIPNAVVGRLPVNNVAELDNLVNRIIAYETTPDFGLWRGNVQLVGGVGGFGGLIDTAIESVARTMVTGVLPAETRTFVSYASPNHPFFPKNQPFTEAVLADYERGARFWVYAGHGFVTELDRVPATAAGRPVLDVQSVKRLRRPASSSPIALLLACFTGAIDAREDCLAERMLLTDGGPIAVFAGSRVTMPYGNATATIGLIDAIYHQKMRRLGDAWLQTQLDMQRDTENPADKLDTNRSTARLMIDGLATMISPSGTKLVDERCEHTKLYNLLGDPTLHLNPPLSLSIDVASGFDPGQLISVDAVSPIDGELTLLLHRPLGSVPDDEADPNETTVASLTQKIVANQPTVNEIRVPAMLSGPLTVRAFVNGTTAWATAAAKTRIRAVR; from the coding sequence ATGACACGCAATTCCACTCATCGAGTCATTTCCCGCCCCTCTGCTGAGTGGGCCGGTCACGATTCGTCGGTGATTTTGATCATCACCTTTTGTCTGTTTCTCGCCAGCACGCTCCTTCAACGCTCCCATGCGTCGGATATTGTGGTCGTTTGTCCCGACGGCTTTCGCACATCGATGCAACGATGGATCGATCACCGACATCGCGATGGTTTGACGACCACGACGATTGCAAGTTCTTCCGATTGCGAAAGTTTGCGGCGAAAGATTGCTCAGGCGGCAACGGCCCAAACCCGCTACGTCGTTCTCGTCGGCGACACACCGGTGATCGGATCATCATGCAACCCTCGTTTCGAGACTCCAACTTCTTACCATGCAACGACGGTTACTGCGGCATGGGGGTCGACGCCAACATTGTCAAGCGATTTGTCGTTTGGCGACCTGAATGCAGACGGGATTCCCAACGCCGTTGTCGGCCGACTTCCAGTAAACAACGTCGCGGAACTCGATAATTTGGTGAATCGCATCATCGCTTACGAAACCACTCCCGACTTCGGGCTTTGGCGAGGCAACGTCCAATTGGTGGGCGGCGTCGGTGGGTTCGGTGGCTTGATCGACACGGCGATCGAATCCGTAGCTCGGACCATGGTTACCGGAGTGTTGCCAGCCGAAACTCGTACATTTGTGAGTTACGCCAGTCCCAATCATCCGTTTTTCCCTAAGAACCAACCCTTCACCGAGGCGGTCTTGGCCGACTACGAGCGAGGAGCCCGATTCTGGGTCTATGCAGGTCATGGTTTCGTCACCGAATTGGACCGTGTCCCTGCAACCGCCGCAGGCCGACCGGTACTCGATGTACAAAGTGTCAAACGGCTTCGTCGTCCGGCTTCCAGTTCACCGATCGCGTTGTTGCTTGCCTGTTTCACCGGCGCAATCGATGCAAGGGAGGATTGCTTGGCCGAGCGGATGCTATTGACCGATGGCGGTCCGATCGCCGTCTTTGCCGGCAGCCGAGTTACCATGCCCTATGGGAACGCCACCGCAACGATCGGTTTAATCGATGCGATCTATCATCAAAAAATGCGTAGGCTTGGCGATGCATGGCTTCAGACACAACTCGACATGCAGCGAGACACGGAAAATCCTGCAGATAAATTAGACACCAATCGATCGACAGCGCGATTGATGATTGACGGATTGGCGACGATGATCAGTCCTTCCGGAACCAAATTGGTCGATGAAAGGTGTGAACATACGAAGCTCTACAATTTGCTCGGCGACCCGACGTTGCATTTGAATCCTCCGCTGTCTTTGTCCATTGATGTTGCTTCCGGGTTTGATCCCGGCCAATTGATTTCTGTCGATGCCGTCAGTCCGATCGATGGCGAATTGACACTGCTTTTACATCGTCCACTTGGCAGCGTTCCCGACGACGAAGCCGATCCGAACGAAACCACGGTAGCATCACTTACGCAGAAGATCGTTGCCAATCAGCCGACAGTAAACGAAATTCGTGTCCCCGCAATGCTGAGCGGTCCGCTCACGGTGCGGGCATTCGTGAACGGCACGACCGCATGGGCAACCGCCGCAGCGAAGACTCGGATCCGTGCTGTCCGATAG